Proteins encoded within one genomic window of Jiangella mangrovi:
- a CDS encoding DUF3558 family protein, with protein sequence MRRTGSRTAVVLVAALVLLSGCGGDGGPQDEPAADVSTAPTPPEAPETTEPPEPPETATPEPGFEGDPALAALDPCALVDAAGLASLGLTGGEPETLGQARVCRYRFEGPTLTESFTVSVEFFGTYGLDDIVAESVDAPAPMGAHESRRFIDITGGCGIGIGVSATSRVDATAVGGDQDLACEHATALAALVEPALP encoded by the coding sequence GTGCGCAGAACTGGATCCAGAACCGCAGTCGTCCTCGTCGCCGCCCTCGTCCTGCTGAGTGGGTGCGGCGGGGACGGCGGCCCGCAGGACGAGCCGGCGGCGGACGTGAGCACGGCGCCCACGCCACCCGAAGCCCCGGAGACCACGGAGCCGCCGGAGCCGCCGGAGACCGCGACCCCCGAGCCGGGGTTCGAGGGCGATCCCGCGCTGGCCGCGCTGGACCCGTGCGCCCTGGTGGACGCTGCCGGGCTCGCGTCGCTCGGACTGACCGGCGGCGAGCCGGAGACGCTGGGCCAGGCGAGGGTCTGCCGCTACCGGTTCGAGGGGCCGACGCTCACCGAGAGCTTCACCGTGTCGGTCGAGTTCTTCGGCACGTACGGCCTGGACGACATCGTGGCGGAGAGCGTCGACGCGCCGGCGCCGATGGGCGCCCACGAGTCGCGGCGGTTCATCGACATCACCGGCGGCTGCGGGATCGGCATCGGCGTCAGTGCGACCTCGAGGGTCGACGCGACCGCCGTCGGCGGCGATCAGGACCTGGCGTGCGAGCACGCGACCGCGCTGGCCGCACTGGTCGAGCCCGCGCTGCCCTGA
- a CDS encoding alpha-ketoglutarate-dependent dioxygenase AlkB — protein MTVAFQASLLDGVSGGATLGALGDTVERTALTLGAWVDVRRGWVDGSDQLFTGLVESVPWRAERRAMYDRVVDVPRLVRFYGDGEPLPDSLLTEARQELSRHYAHELGEPFTTAGMCFYRDGRDSVAWHGDTIGRSSTEDTMVAIVSLGAPRSLLLRQRGGGSATLRFAVGHGDLLVMGGSCQRTWEHAVPKTAKPVGPRISVQFRPTGVR, from the coding sequence ATGACCGTAGCGTTCCAAGCCTCCCTGCTCGACGGCGTCAGCGGTGGCGCCACGCTGGGCGCGCTCGGCGACACCGTCGAGCGCACCGCCCTCACCCTCGGCGCGTGGGTCGACGTCCGGCGCGGCTGGGTCGACGGGTCCGACCAGCTCTTCACAGGCCTCGTCGAGTCGGTGCCGTGGCGGGCCGAGCGGCGCGCCATGTACGACCGCGTCGTCGACGTGCCGCGGCTGGTCCGCTTCTACGGCGACGGCGAGCCGCTGCCCGATTCGTTGCTGACCGAGGCGCGCCAGGAGCTGAGCCGGCACTACGCGCACGAGCTGGGCGAGCCGTTCACCACGGCCGGCATGTGCTTCTACCGCGACGGCCGCGACAGCGTCGCCTGGCACGGCGACACCATCGGGCGCAGCAGCACCGAGGACACCATGGTCGCCATCGTCTCGCTCGGGGCGCCGCGCTCGCTGCTGCTGCGTCAGCGCGGCGGCGGCAGCGCGACCCTCCGCTTCGCCGTCGGCCACGGCGACCTCCTGGTCATGGGCGGGTCGTGCCAGCGCACCTGGGAGCACGCCGTCCCCAAGACCGCGAAGCCGGTCGGGCCGCGCATCAGCGTCCAGTTCCGCCCCACGGGCGTGCGCTAG
- a CDS encoding MFS transporter: MRLGGRFWRFWAAATLANLGDGIRVAAFPLLAASLTDDAFAVAAVGAATALPWLLTGLAAGSLADRRGARTLLAGADAGRIVVLLGLVAALLTDTATLPLVAAAAFALGVAETVRDTAAQTVVPRLVPSRLLERANGRLVAGEVAGNEFVGPLIGAGLFSAGVALPFAANSATLAIAVLLVLSLPASLLAATARGGEAGAPVVADGVRAGLGWLARQRVLRGLLGAVAMVMLADAAWFAVFVLYLDARLDAGALGFGVFLAIGGVGGLTGALLADRLIGRQRHRAVLLGSIAVIAVTPALLLAAPTTWAAVVVVVATSGGFTVLNVAAVSVRQRLTPPGLLGRVTAAWRTVVFGAGAVGALGGGAVASWQGLQAPFVLSAVLGVVAVALWWLSTRRGSGPLIA, encoded by the coding sequence ATGCGTCTGGGTGGCCGGTTCTGGCGGTTCTGGGCGGCGGCGACGTTGGCGAATCTCGGTGACGGCATTCGCGTGGCCGCGTTTCCGCTGCTGGCGGCGTCGCTGACCGACGACGCGTTCGCGGTGGCGGCGGTCGGCGCGGCGACGGCGCTGCCGTGGCTGCTGACGGGGCTGGCCGCCGGGTCGCTGGCGGACCGCCGTGGCGCGCGGACGCTGCTCGCCGGGGCCGATGCCGGCCGCATCGTCGTGTTGCTCGGACTGGTGGCGGCGCTGCTGACGGACACCGCGACGCTGCCGCTGGTCGCCGCCGCCGCGTTCGCGCTGGGTGTCGCCGAGACCGTCCGCGACACCGCCGCGCAGACCGTCGTGCCGCGGCTGGTGCCGTCGAGGCTGCTGGAGCGGGCCAACGGGCGGCTGGTCGCGGGCGAGGTGGCCGGCAACGAGTTCGTCGGGCCGCTGATCGGCGCGGGGCTGTTCTCGGCCGGCGTGGCGCTGCCGTTCGCGGCCAACAGCGCGACGCTGGCGATCGCCGTCCTGCTGGTGCTGTCGTTGCCCGCGTCGCTGCTGGCCGCGACCGCCCGGGGCGGCGAGGCCGGCGCGCCCGTGGTGGCCGACGGGGTGCGCGCCGGGCTCGGCTGGCTGGCGCGGCAACGGGTGCTTCGCGGGCTGCTGGGCGCGGTCGCGATGGTGATGCTCGCCGACGCCGCCTGGTTCGCGGTGTTCGTGCTCTACCTGGACGCGCGGCTCGACGCCGGCGCGCTCGGCTTCGGCGTGTTCCTCGCGATCGGCGGGGTCGGCGGCCTGACCGGCGCACTGCTCGCCGACCGCCTCATCGGCCGGCAGCGGCACCGGGCCGTGCTGCTGGGCAGCATCGCCGTCATCGCCGTGACACCGGCGCTTCTGCTCGCCGCTCCGACGACGTGGGCGGCGGTCGTCGTCGTGGTGGCGACCAGCGGCGGCTTCACGGTGCTGAACGTCGCGGCCGTCTCGGTGCGGCAGCGGCTGACGCCGCCGGGGCTGCTGGGACGGGTCACCGCGGCCTGGCGGACGGTGGTGTTCGGCGCCGGCGCGGTGGGCGCGCTCGGGGGCGGCGCGGTCGCCTCCTGGCAGGGTCTGCAGGCGCCGTTCGTGCTCAGTGCCGTCCTCGGCGTCGTCGCGGTCGCGCTCTGGTGGCTGTCGACCCGCCGCGGCTCCGGCCCGCTGATCGCGTAG
- a CDS encoding dihydrofolate reductase family protein: MRDVILYMSMSLDGFVDSDREHPGVAIPEGAELKQWKIDRISKAGAHLMGRVTYQQMSSLWPHSDDPYAAPMNDIPKVVFSRTLSDAEADWPVTRVARGDLATEIAAIKAAPGPDVIVWGGGGLAGALAAADLIDEYRLLVQPLVLGRGRALFDQLPDSRHLDLVEAVPFPSGVVVQIYRPQQA; the protein is encoded by the coding sequence ATGCGAGACGTCATTCTGTACATGTCGATGTCACTGGACGGGTTCGTCGACAGCGACCGCGAGCACCCCGGGGTCGCGATCCCCGAGGGCGCCGAGCTCAAGCAGTGGAAGATCGACCGCATCAGCAAGGCCGGCGCCCACCTCATGGGTCGCGTCACGTACCAGCAGATGTCGTCGCTCTGGCCGCACTCGGACGACCCGTACGCGGCACCGATGAACGACATCCCCAAGGTCGTGTTCTCCAGGACCCTCAGCGACGCCGAGGCGGACTGGCCGGTCACGCGGGTCGCACGTGGGGACCTCGCGACCGAGATCGCCGCCATCAAGGCCGCGCCCGGCCCGGACGTCATCGTGTGGGGCGGCGGAGGGCTCGCCGGCGCTCTGGCCGCGGCGGACCTGATCGACGAGTACCGTCTCCTCGTCCAGCCGCTGGTGCTGGGCCGGGGACGGGCGCTGTTCGACCAACTGCCGGACTCGCGGCACCTGGACCTCGTCGAGGCCGTGCCGTTCCCCAGCGGCGTCGTGGTGCAGATCTACCGGCCGCAGCAGGCCTGA
- a CDS encoding dihydrofolate reductase family protein codes for MGKVVAQAIMSLDGYVAKQDNSIGRLFDWLQNGEVELPTPAGDFAVHLTPASSDHWQQWVSSVGALVCGRTLFDATGGWQGRHSMDVPIVVVTHQVPADWVDAHPEAPFTFVTDGVAAAVAHAQTLAGDRVVAVTGGTIARQCLELGLLDEVAVDLVPVVMGEGNRPFFGTLSAGDVMLGNPTVCVQGDRVTHLVFPVARS; via the coding sequence GTGGGCAAGGTGGTGGCGCAGGCGATCATGTCCCTCGACGGATATGTCGCCAAGCAGGACAACTCCATCGGCCGGTTGTTCGACTGGCTGCAGAACGGCGAGGTCGAGCTCCCGACTCCGGCCGGCGACTTCGCCGTCCATCTGACTCCGGCCAGCTCGGACCACTGGCAGCAGTGGGTGTCCTCGGTCGGCGCACTGGTCTGCGGCCGGACGCTGTTCGACGCGACCGGGGGCTGGCAGGGTCGCCATTCGATGGACGTCCCCATCGTCGTCGTGACGCACCAGGTCCCCGCCGACTGGGTCGACGCACACCCCGAGGCGCCGTTCACCTTCGTGACCGACGGGGTGGCGGCCGCCGTCGCTCATGCACAGACACTCGCCGGCGACCGCGTCGTCGCGGTCACCGGTGGCACCATCGCCCGGCAGTGCCTGGAGCTGGGGCTGCTCGACGAGGTGGCCGTCGACCTCGTCCCGGTCGTGATGGGCGAAGGCAACCGTCCCTTCTTCGGCACGCTCTCGGCCGGCGACGTCATGCTCGGCAACCCCACGGTCTGCGTTCAGGGCGACCGCGTCACCCATCTCGTGTTCCCCGTGGCCCGCTCATGA
- a CDS encoding VOC family protein — protein MTHDVVWWEIETPDPAGARAFYGALFGWTFERAFDGPGSELGRDYWLIRRGDGDGVGRGIGGLQAALPGQPAPAAGVRLYVRVDDLEATVARAVALGAVSERGRTLLGGDDHWFANVRDPQGISLGLWTSRPAA, from the coding sequence ATGACCCATGACGTCGTCTGGTGGGAGATCGAGACGCCCGACCCCGCCGGTGCCCGGGCGTTCTACGGCGCGCTCTTCGGCTGGACGTTCGAGCGCGCCTTCGACGGCCCGGGGTCCGAGCTCGGCCGCGACTACTGGCTCATCAGGCGGGGCGACGGCGACGGCGTCGGCCGCGGCATCGGCGGGTTGCAGGCCGCGCTCCCGGGGCAGCCGGCCCCGGCCGCCGGCGTGCGGCTGTATGTGCGTGTCGACGACCTCGAGGCGACGGTGGCGCGGGCGGTGGCGCTCGGGGCGGTCAGCGAGCGCGGCCGCACCCTGCTCGGCGGCGACGACCACTGGTTCGCCAACGTCCGGGACCCGCAGGGCATCAGCCTCGGGTTGTGGACGTCACGACCGGCGGCGTAG
- a CDS encoding cyclase family protein, with protein sequence MTVLADLLDAVAGGRIEVVDLTAPLSSQTPILKLPEPFGQTVPFQLQEISRYDDRGPAWYWNNITTGEHTGTHFDAPVHWVTGQDGGDVAQVPLPRLVAPAAVVDVTEQAAADPDFLLEIDDVKAWESEHGPLPDGGWLMLRTGWDARSDDQEAFLNANETGPHTPGVSIECARWLADEAPILGIGVETVGTDAGAAHSFDPAFPCHSFLLGAGKYGLTQLQNLASLPPVGAVVVAAPLPIVGGSGSPARVLALVER encoded by the coding sequence ATGACCGTTCTCGCCGACCTGCTCGACGCCGTCGCCGGCGGCCGCATCGAGGTCGTCGACCTCACCGCGCCGCTGAGCTCGCAGACGCCGATCCTGAAGCTCCCCGAGCCGTTCGGCCAGACGGTCCCGTTCCAGCTGCAGGAGATCAGCCGCTACGACGACCGCGGCCCGGCCTGGTACTGGAACAACATCACGACCGGCGAGCACACCGGCACCCACTTCGACGCGCCCGTGCACTGGGTCACCGGGCAGGACGGCGGCGACGTCGCGCAGGTACCGCTCCCCCGCCTGGTCGCGCCTGCCGCCGTCGTCGATGTGACGGAGCAGGCGGCGGCCGACCCCGACTTCCTGCTCGAGATCGACGACGTCAAGGCGTGGGAGTCCGAGCACGGCCCGCTGCCCGACGGCGGCTGGCTCATGCTGCGCACGGGTTGGGACGCGCGGTCGGACGACCAGGAGGCGTTCCTCAACGCCAACGAGACCGGCCCGCACACGCCCGGCGTCAGCATCGAGTGCGCGCGCTGGCTGGCCGACGAGGCGCCGATCCTGGGCATCGGCGTCGAGACCGTCGGCACCGACGCGGGCGCCGCGCACTCGTTCGACCCGGCGTTCCCGTGCCACTCGTTCCTGCTCGGCGCCGGGAAGTACGGCCTGACGCAGCTGCAGAACCTGGCGTCGTTGCCGCCGGTGGGCGCGGTGGTCGTCGCGGCGCCGCTGCCGATCGTGGGCGGCTCGGGCAGCCCGGCACGGGTGCTGGCACTGGTCGAGCGCTGA
- a CDS encoding thiamine pyrophosphate-binding protein: MLVGEAAGRALAELGVRQAFGVVGSGNFHVTNALVSGGARFVAARHEGGAVTMADAYARMSGEVAAVTLHQGCGLTNALTGITEAAKSRTPLLVLAAEATVPGSNFFVDQPGLASAVGASSVRVSSASTALDDVARAYALARDERRTVVVNLPLDVQGLLIDDGVSLRPVGPAAAPVPPPVPVPDVGELAALLAGAERPVLIAGRGARHARAELLALADACGALVATSAVAKGLFHGSPWSLDVSGGFASPLAASLISSADVIVGFGCVLNMWTMRHGRLIGPSARVAQVDLDPDAVGRNRPVDLGVVGDSAAVAAAVTTALGELTPSGPGYRGEEVRERIARELRWRDVPHDDWGGDGRVDPRSLTIALDDLLPAERVVAVDSGNFMGYPSMYLSVPDEFGFCFTQAFQSIGLGLATAIGAALARPDRLPVAALGDGGALMAAAELDTVRRLGLPMVVVVYNDDAYGAEVHHFGSSAPLETVTFPPTDIAAVGAGYGFDGVTVRSIGDLVAVREWLDGPRGRPLLIDAKVAAPQGSWWLEEAFRGH; the protein is encoded by the coding sequence ATGCTCGTTGGCGAGGCGGCCGGGCGGGCGCTGGCGGAGCTCGGCGTGCGGCAGGCGTTCGGCGTCGTGGGCAGCGGCAACTTCCACGTGACGAACGCGCTGGTCAGCGGCGGCGCACGGTTCGTCGCGGCCCGGCACGAAGGGGGTGCTGTGACCATGGCCGACGCGTACGCGCGGATGTCAGGCGAGGTCGCGGCGGTGACCTTGCACCAGGGCTGCGGGCTCACCAACGCGCTGACCGGCATCACCGAGGCGGCCAAGAGCCGGACGCCGCTGCTGGTGCTCGCGGCCGAGGCGACCGTGCCCGGCTCGAACTTCTTCGTCGACCAGCCGGGGCTGGCGTCCGCGGTGGGGGCGTCGTCGGTGCGGGTGTCGTCGGCCTCGACGGCCCTCGATGACGTGGCGCGGGCGTACGCGCTGGCGCGGGACGAGCGGCGCACCGTCGTCGTCAACCTGCCCCTCGACGTCCAGGGACTTCTCATCGACGACGGCGTCAGCCTGCGGCCGGTCGGGCCCGCGGCGGCTCCGGTTCCGCCGCCGGTGCCGGTGCCGGACGTGGGTGAGCTGGCCGCTCTGCTGGCCGGGGCCGAACGGCCGGTGCTGATCGCCGGCCGCGGCGCCCGGCACGCCCGCGCCGAGCTGCTCGCCCTGGCCGACGCCTGCGGCGCGCTGGTCGCGACCTCCGCCGTCGCGAAGGGCCTGTTCCACGGCAGCCCGTGGTCGCTGGACGTGTCCGGCGGGTTCGCGTCGCCGCTGGCCGCGTCGCTGATCTCGTCGGCCGACGTGATCGTCGGGTTCGGCTGCGTACTGAACATGTGGACCATGCGGCACGGCCGGCTGATCGGGCCTTCGGCACGGGTCGCGCAGGTCGACCTCGACCCGGACGCCGTCGGCCGCAACCGCCCCGTCGACCTCGGCGTGGTCGGCGACAGCGCGGCGGTGGCGGCCGCGGTGACCACGGCGCTGGGTGAGCTGACGCCGTCGGGCCCCGGATACCGCGGCGAGGAGGTGCGCGAGCGGATCGCGCGGGAGCTGCGCTGGCGCGACGTGCCGCACGACGACTGGGGCGGCGACGGTCGCGTGGACCCGCGGTCGCTGACGATCGCCCTGGACGACCTGCTGCCCGCCGAGCGCGTCGTCGCCGTCGACTCCGGCAACTTCATGGGCTACCCGAGCATGTACCTCTCCGTGCCCGACGAGTTCGGCTTCTGCTTCACGCAGGCGTTCCAGTCGATCGGGCTCGGGCTGGCGACGGCGATCGGCGCGGCGCTGGCCCGGCCGGACCGGCTCCCGGTCGCCGCGCTGGGCGACGGCGGGGCGCTGATGGCGGCCGCGGAGCTCGACACCGTTCGGCGCCTGGGGCTGCCGATGGTCGTCGTGGTCTACAACGACGACGCCTACGGCGCCGAGGTGCACCACTTCGGCTCGTCCGCGCCGCTCGAGACGGTGACGTTCCCGCCGACCGACATCGCCGCGGTGGGCGCCGGGTACGGTTTCGACGGCGTCACCGTCCGGTCGATCGGCGACCTCGTCGCCGTGCGCGAATGGCTCGACGGGCCTCGCGGCCGGCCGCTGCTCATCGACGCCAAGGTCGCCGCGCCGCAGGGCTCGTGGTGGCTGGAGGAGGCCTTCCGCGGTCACTGA
- a CDS encoding LysR family transcriptional regulator ArgP: MMRIDLAQLSAFAAVVEEGSFEAAARRLHVTPSAVSQRIKTLESRMGQILVTRTRPAGATPAGQVLARYAGQVRLLESEALAGLASAGAGSADGVDVRLAVAVNADSLSTWFLPALSGLASERDARFEIHQEDQDHSATLLREGAVVAAVTADPRAVQGCAVRPLGRMRYLGVATPAFAARWFPDGPTATALASATTLQFNRKDLLQTRFAREVAGRRVDPPVTVLPSSVGFADATVLGLAWAMLPESMARAPLADGRLVEFAPGRHLDVPLYWQRWKLESPLLAELTDAVVAAAGAPGQLRGALRPTAGQ; this comes from the coding sequence ATGATGCGGATCGACCTGGCGCAGCTGAGCGCGTTCGCCGCCGTCGTCGAGGAGGGCAGCTTCGAGGCCGCCGCCCGCCGGCTGCACGTGACGCCGTCGGCCGTGAGCCAGCGGATCAAGACGCTCGAGTCGCGCATGGGCCAGATCCTGGTCACCCGCACGCGACCGGCGGGGGCGACGCCGGCCGGGCAGGTGCTGGCACGCTACGCGGGCCAGGTGCGGCTGCTCGAGAGCGAGGCGCTGGCCGGGCTCGCCTCGGCCGGAGCGGGTTCCGCCGACGGCGTCGACGTGCGACTGGCGGTCGCCGTCAACGCGGACTCGCTGTCGACGTGGTTCCTGCCGGCCCTCTCCGGCCTGGCCTCAGAGCGGGACGCGCGGTTCGAGATCCACCAGGAGGACCAGGACCACTCGGCGACGCTGCTGCGCGAGGGCGCCGTCGTGGCCGCCGTCACCGCCGACCCGCGCGCCGTCCAGGGCTGCGCCGTCCGCCCGCTCGGGCGCATGCGCTACCTCGGGGTCGCGACGCCCGCCTTCGCCGCGCGGTGGTTCCCCGACGGCCCGACGGCGACGGCGCTCGCTTCCGCCACGACGCTGCAGTTCAACCGCAAGGACCTGCTGCAGACACGGTTCGCCCGCGAGGTCGCCGGCCGCCGTGTCGACCCGCCGGTCACCGTCCTGCCCTCGTCCGTGGGCTTCGCCGACGCGACGGTGCTCGGGCTGGCCTGGGCGATGCTGCCGGAGTCGATGGCGCGCGCGCCCCTGGCCGACGGCCGGCTGGTCGAGTTCGCGCCGGGCCGCCATCTCGACGTGCCGCTCTACTGGCAACGGTGGAAGCTCGAGTCGCCGCTGCTCGCCGAGCTGACCGACGCCGTGGTCGCCGCCGCGGGCGCTCCGGGTCAGCTGCGGGGTGCCCTCCGCCCAACGGCGGGTCAGTGA
- a CDS encoding LysE family transporter encodes MSSAAIGFVTSLSLIVAIGAQNAFVLRQGIARRHVLPVVLVCATADALLIGAGIAGLGAALTAHPWALDVARYGGAAFVIGYGALAARRALRPSSLSSAGRSATTARAAVLACLGFTFLNPHVYLDTVVLLGALANQHGDDGRWLYGLGAMAASVGWFTALGFGARGLSSVFERPRAWQVLDGLIALVMVAIGAGLLLG; translated from the coding sequence GTGTCCAGTGCCGCCATCGGGTTCGTCACCTCCCTGTCGCTGATCGTCGCCATCGGCGCGCAGAACGCGTTCGTCCTGCGCCAGGGCATCGCGCGACGCCACGTGCTGCCGGTGGTGCTCGTCTGCGCGACGGCGGACGCGCTGCTCATCGGCGCCGGGATCGCCGGGCTAGGCGCCGCGTTGACGGCGCACCCGTGGGCGCTCGACGTGGCCCGCTACGGCGGCGCGGCGTTCGTCATCGGCTACGGCGCGCTGGCGGCCCGGCGGGCGCTGCGGCCGTCGTCGCTGTCGTCGGCGGGCCGATCGGCGACGACGGCGCGCGCGGCGGTCCTCGCCTGCCTGGGGTTCACGTTCCTCAACCCGCACGTCTACCTCGACACCGTCGTGCTGCTGGGCGCCTTGGCCAACCAGCACGGCGACGACGGCCGCTGGCTCTACGGACTGGGCGCCATGGCGGCGTCGGTCGGCTGGTTCACCGCGCTCGGCTTCGGCGCCCGCGGTCTGAGCTCGGTGTTCGAGCGGCCGCGCGCCTGGCAGGTATTGGACGGATTGATCGCGCTGGTCATGGTCGCGATCGGCGCCGGCCTCCTGCTCGGCTGA
- a CDS encoding glycerophosphodiester phosphodiesterase family protein: MPEPIASPLDVQAHRGGRWDRPENTLPAFAHALENEAISTLELDTGVTADGVLVVSHDRAINGSHCIDTAPATPGDPEFPYVGDLVRDLTLAQIKTIDCGTKLLPELPEQVAAPGARIPTLDEVFELVEQSGRDDIRFNIETKISPLVNDTAPYQEFTRKLVSAIQAAGLEDRATIQSFDWRTIRYARRLDRDIETVALVWQYGPAECASLADECSLQAVYGDRSVTSPWTGGLDWWRVRDLGRLTRQAGASTVSANWQVHDPAQGTVVSSDWYLREDPSYFHGPTIEELHRQNVKVVPYTINDASIMQRLIDLGVDGIITDDPNLLIEVATLNGLR, encoded by the coding sequence CTGCCGGAGCCGATCGCGTCGCCGCTGGACGTCCAGGCGCACCGCGGCGGTCGCTGGGACCGGCCCGAGAACACGCTGCCGGCGTTCGCGCACGCGCTGGAGAACGAGGCGATCTCGACGCTCGAGCTGGACACCGGCGTGACGGCGGACGGCGTGCTGGTGGTGTCGCACGACCGGGCGATCAACGGCTCGCACTGCATCGACACCGCCCCGGCAACCCCCGGCGACCCCGAGTTCCCGTACGTCGGCGACCTGGTCCGCGACCTCACCCTCGCCCAGATCAAGACCATCGACTGCGGCACGAAGCTGCTGCCGGAGCTGCCCGAGCAGGTGGCGGCGCCGGGTGCGCGCATCCCGACCCTCGACGAGGTGTTCGAGCTGGTCGAGCAGAGCGGCCGCGACGATATTCGGTTCAACATCGAGACGAAGATCAGCCCGCTGGTGAACGACACCGCGCCGTACCAGGAGTTCACCCGGAAGCTGGTGTCGGCGATTCAGGCTGCCGGGCTCGAGGACCGGGCGACCATCCAGTCGTTCGACTGGCGCACCATCCGCTACGCCCGCCGGCTCGACCGCGACATCGAGACCGTCGCCCTCGTCTGGCAGTACGGCCCGGCCGAGTGCGCGTCGCTCGCCGACGAGTGCTCCCTGCAGGCGGTGTACGGCGACCGCTCGGTGACGAGCCCCTGGACCGGTGGCCTCGACTGGTGGCGGGTGCGCGACCTCGGCCGGCTGACCCGCCAGGCGGGCGCCTCGACGGTGTCGGCCAACTGGCAGGTCCACGACCCGGCGCAGGGGACCGTCGTGTCGTCGGACTGGTACCTGCGCGAGGACCCGTCCTACTTCCACGGCCCGACGATCGAGGAGCTGCACCGGCAGAACGTGAAGGTGGTCCCGTACACCATCAACGACGCGTCGATCATGCAGCGCCTCATCGACCTCGGCGTCGACGGCATCATCACCGACGACCCGAACCTGCTGATCGAGGTGGCCACCCTCAACGGCCTCCGCTGA
- a CDS encoding response regulator transcription factor, whose amino-acid sequence MTSAVRVVLADDQVLVRTGFRVLLDVEDDIEVVGEAATGAEAIERCRETRPDVVLMDIRMPVLDGIEATRRIAAIPGLDQVRVLILTTYDTEEYVFDALEAGASGFLLKDAGPQELLHAIRVVAAGEALLAPKITRRLIAQFTATRVAHQVAEDRLGVLTQREREVLALVGTGLSNAEIGAALSLSPATAKTHVSRAMIKLGARDRAQLVVIAYQTGLVRANSVS is encoded by the coding sequence TTGACCAGCGCGGTCCGGGTCGTGCTGGCCGACGACCAGGTGCTGGTGCGCACCGGGTTCCGGGTGCTGCTCGACGTCGAGGACGACATCGAGGTCGTCGGCGAGGCGGCCACGGGCGCCGAGGCGATCGAACGCTGCCGCGAGACGCGCCCCGACGTCGTCCTCATGGACATCCGCATGCCCGTGCTCGACGGCATCGAGGCGACCCGGCGCATCGCGGCGATCCCCGGACTCGACCAGGTCAGGGTGCTGATCCTCACCACGTACGACACCGAGGAGTACGTGTTCGACGCGCTCGAGGCCGGCGCCAGCGGGTTCCTGCTCAAGGACGCCGGGCCGCAGGAGCTGCTGCACGCGATCCGCGTCGTCGCCGCCGGCGAGGCGCTGCTCGCACCGAAGATCACCCGCCGGCTGATCGCGCAGTTCACCGCCACGCGCGTGGCGCACCAGGTGGCCGAGGACCGCCTCGGCGTGCTCACCCAACGCGAGCGCGAGGTGCTGGCGCTCGTCGGCACCGGCCTGTCCAACGCCGAGATCGGCGCCGCGCTGTCGCTCAGCCCGGCGACGGCGAAGACCCACGTCAGCCGCGCGATGATCAAGCTGGGTGCGCGCGACCGCGCCCAGCTCGTCGTCATCGCCTACCAGACCGGACTGGTGCGCGCCAATTCGGTGAGCTGA